The Camelina sativa cultivar DH55 chromosome 14, Cs, whole genome shotgun sequence genome includes a window with the following:
- the LOC109128926 gene encoding cytochrome P450 71B28-like: MSLFLCFLCFLPLILIFLKIFKSSKWNVPPGPKTLPIIGNLHQRRELHPRHRRNLSDKYGPVVLLQYGFVPVVVISSKEAAEEVLKIHDLECCSRPETAGTRAAFYNFKDVGFAPYGEEWRVMRKLSVVELFSLKKLQSFRSIREEENDLCVKKLSEFATKRSPVNLEKTLFTLIGNIVCRIGFGINLYDCDFVDEDRIVDLVHKSDEVIGDSLFSDFFPGRIGRLIDRISGQSKRLNNLFSELDTFFQNILDHHLKPGRERSYIIDVMIAMMKKQETDGDAFKFTTDHLKGMISVPYL; the protein is encoded by the coding sequence ATGTcactcttcctctgtttcctctgcttCTTACCCCTTATCTTaatctttttgaaaattttcaaatcttcGAAATGGAACGTTCCTCCTGGTCCAAAGACGCTTCCGATCATCGGAAACTTACACCAACGCCGGGAACTACATCCCAGGCATCGTCGAAATCTCTCCGACAAATACGGACCAGTAGTGCTTCTCCAATACGGATTCGTCCCCGTGGTGGTGATCTCTTCGAAAGAAGCAGCAGAGGAAGTTCTAAAAATCCACGATCTTGAGTGTTGTAGTCGACCAGAGACGGCCGGGACCAGAGCAGCTTTTTACAACTTTAAAGACGTCGGGTTCGCACCTTACGGTGAAGAGTGGAGAGTGATGCGGAAGCTCTCGGTGGTCGAGCTCTTCAGCTTGAAAAAGCTTCAATCTTTTAGGTCTATCAGAGAGGAAGAGAACGACTTGTGTGTCAAGAAACTCTCTGAGTTTGCTACGAAACGATCTCCGGTGAATCTTGAGAAAACCCTTTTCACTTTGATCGGAAATATAGTGTGTAGGATCGGGTTCGGGATCAATCTTTATGATTGTGACTTCGTTGATGAAGATAGGATCGTTGATCTTGTGCACAAGTCTGATGAGGTCATAGGAGATTCTCTATTCTCTGATTTCTTTCCCGGGAGAATCGGCAGACTCATCGACCGGATCTCCGGTCAGAGCAAGAGGTTGAACAATCTTTTCTCGGAACTAGACACTTTCTTTCAGAATATTCTCGATCATCATCTCAAGCCTGGAAGAGAGAGGTCCTATATCATTGACGTGATGATCGCTATGATGAAGAAGCAAGAGACAGATGGAGATGCTTTCAAGTTCACCACTGATCATCTCAAAGGGATGATCTCGGTACCGTACCTATAA
- the LOC104742500 gene encoding cytochrome P450 71B28-like, producing MTELIRNPKVMKKVQDEIRTTLGDKKERITEEDLNQLRYFKLMVREVFRLHPSAPLLLPRETLSHVKIQGYDIPAKTQIIINAYAIAHVGFAPYGEEWRVMRKLSVVELFSLKKLQSFRSIREEENDLCVKKLSEFATKRSPVNLEKTLFTLIGNIVCRIGFGINLYDCDFVDEDRIVDLVHKSDEVIGDSLFSDFFPGRIGRLIDRISGQSKRLNNLFSELDTFFQNILDHHLKPGRERSYIIDVMIAMMKKQETDGDAFKFTTDHLKGMISDIFLAGVGASAATAVWAMTELIRNPKVMKKVQDEIRTTLGDKKERITEEDLNQLRYFKLMVREVFRLHPSAPLLLPRETLSHVKIQGYDIPAKTQIIINAYAIARDPKLWENPDEFNPDRFLDSSIDYKGLNFELIPFGSGRRICPGMTMGIMLVELALLNLLYFFDWGLREMDEANEIVTGNEDVLNFVQVLHH from the exons ATGACCGAACTGATCAGAAACCCGAAAGTGATGAAGAAAGTGCAAGACGAGATTCGGACAACACTTGGGGACAAGAAGGAGAGAATCACAGAAGAAGATCTAAACCAACTCCGCTACTTTAAGCTCATGGTCAGGGAGGTATTCAGGTTACATCCATCAGCTCCACTTTTGCTTCCAAGAGAGACATTGTCTCATGTCAAGATCCAAGGCTACGACATTCCTGCGAAAACACAGATCATTATCAACGCTTATGCGATTGCTC ACGTCGGGTTCGCACCTTACGGTGAAGAGTGGAGAGTGATGCGGAAGCTCTCGGTGGTCGAGCTCTTCAGCTTGAAAAAGCTTCAATCTTTTAGGTCTATCAGAGAGGAAGAGAACGACTTGTGTGTCAAGAAACTCTCTGAGTTTGCTACGAAACGATCTCCGGTGAATCTTGAGAAAACCCTTTTCACTTTGATCGGAAATATAGTGTGTAGGATCGGGTTCGGGATCAATCTTTATGATTGTGACTTCGTTGATGAAGATAGGATCGTTGATCTTGTGCACAAGTCTGATGAGGTCATAGGAGATTCTCTATTCTCTGATTTCTTTCCCGGGAGAATCGGCAGACTCATCGACCGGATCTCCGGTCAGAGCAAGAGGTTGAACAATCTTTTCTCGGAACTAGACACTTTCTTTCAGAATATTCTCGATCATCATCTCAAGCCTGGAAGAGAGAGGTCCTATATCATTGACGTGATGATCGCTATGATGAAGAAGCAAGAGACAGATGGAGATGCTTTCAAGTTCACCACTGATCATCTCAAAGGGATGATCTCG GACATATTTCTAGCAGGAGTTGGCGCAAGCGCTGCCACAGCGGTATGGGCAATGACCGAACTGATCAGAAACCCGAAAGTGATGAAGAAAGTGCAAGACGAGATTCGGACAACACTTGGGGACAAGAAGGAGAGAATCACAGAAGAAGATCTAAACCAACTCCGCTACTTTAAGCTCATGGTCAGGGAGGTATTCAGGTTACATCCATCAGCTCCACTTTTGCTTCCAAGAGAGACATTGTCTCATGTCAAGATCCAAGGCTACGACATTCCTGCGAAAACACAGATCATTATCAACGCTTATGCGATTGCTCGTGATCCAAAACTATGGGAGAACCCCGATGAGTTTAACCCTGACAGGTTTCTCGACAGTTCCATAGATTATAAAGGACTAAACTTTGAGCTTATACCGTTTGGATCTGGTAGGAGAATATGTCCAGGGATGACAATGGGAATCATGCTTGTTGAGTTGGCATTGTTGAATTTGCTTTACTTCTTCGATTGGGGATTGCGGGAGATGGATGAAGCCAACGAGATCGTCACCGGAAATGAAGATGTTCTCAACTTCGTTCAAGTTCTTCAccactga